In the genome of Microtus pennsylvanicus isolate mMicPen1 chromosome X, mMicPen1.hap1, whole genome shotgun sequence, the window TGAGCGAAACAGCGCCCATCTGGCTGACCGCCGTCCTGGAGTTCTTGGTCCGCAGAGTGCTGGAGCTGGCAGTCAACGAGGCCCAACGCCGAGGTGCCGAGATGTTCATCACCCCGGAGCTGCTGGACTTCACTGTCTACAACAACGCGCCCCTCAGCGAACTGTTCCAGTTCACCACCATCTCTCATGTGCCTCTGCCGGAACCTGGTCGTCGTCGCAGCAGTCGTCGACGTCACTGATGGCTCCTACCTGCTCCTGGCTCGCTGCCTGGCTCTGGGTTTCTGATGGACTTTCCGCCCCGTTTATCCATCGGGCATCAGTTCATCCTGCCCAACATTTCCCGTCGCCAGCCCTGTTTGGCTGACAAGCCTCGCCCCTCTGTTGTGTTCTCATTAAAGCTTTTCTCAGAGCATCGCATACATTTGCTTCCCTGAAGTTTCCTTTGGGCTTGGGataggggtggaggtgggtgtgAGGGTGGCAGTGGGGACGGAAGGTGAGGTGGGCCTAGCTGAAGGAACACAGGGGTTGGGAGTGATGGCTGCGGTTGACAGGGACCCACAGCCTGGTTACTCTAGTTTTTCTTTGGGCATGAGGCAGGAGTGGAAGATGGGGGGAGGAGGGTTAAACTCGGCCGAGTCGCAGGACACAGTGGTGTTTGGGGTGCAGGTGCggaaggcaggcagggatggtggGGGAGCTGCTGCTCCGGTGGGAGACAAGGAGAACCTGGGTAGGGAGGGGTACACAAATTGGCCCTGAACCAGTGTGGACCAGCCTGAATAACTGCATCAGAAAGATGGCCTTCTCATAGGAAACCACAGGGCAGAGGAGCCCACGTCCAAAGGGGGACTTTCGATTCAGGAAGCAGATGTGGACAAGAACTCTGGCACGTGGCAACTAGGTTCATGGaggaatttttcttttggttttttcggggcagggtttctctgtagctttggtgcctgtcctggaactagctcttgtagaccaggctggcctcgaactcccagagatccacctgcctctgcctcccaaatgctgggattaaaggcgtgcgccactaccgcccagctaggaatattatttattattaatttttggatGGTCAGCAAGATCTACCAGGAGGTTCGCCTGGCAATGGATGTGAATATGTAACCTAGCCCACCAGTGCCTGTACTGCCCCAACATCTGTGGCTTTGCCTGCCCTGGGTCAAGGGTTTGTACATGAGGCTATATCCCTGATTCTGCTCAACCCCACATACTGTTATTTGCACATGGGTCAGACACTTGGCTTGCCCTGCTTCTGGATCTGGGGCTCTTCCGGCCACACCTACAGTATGGGTCGTTGGCAGCTGGTTTCATCCCACTTGCTATCATTTGCATATAGGGCTGGTGGTCTGACATAATCGGAAACATCATCCCTCTGACTGTGACTGGAGAAGGGAccctctctgtatgtatgttgaAGGCGAGAATGCCACCTCCCACTTCTGGCTTCAAACAGCTGCAGTGGCCTATCCCTTGGTAGTGCTCGTCCACTCCTCCCAAATTCAGCAGATGCAGTAACCTAGAGTGGCTCCGGCCTGTCCCCTTCAGTCTAAGCACTGACACCACCTCCTCCAACTGTCCAGCTCCCTGCACACTCACCATACTCTGTCTTGCTCTCCCATACCACAGTGGAAACTTACAACGACATAGGATCATCCAGCTAGAGAAGACAGGGAAAAGCACAAATGCATGATGTATGTGGACAACTTGTGAAGACAACAAATACATCCGTATTTGAAGCCTCTCCCAGGTTAGAAAGTGAATGACATCCTTCCGTGCATAAGAAAATGGGTCCAACTGTaggcactgagagagagagataaaagccaggcatagaaacacaaatactacatctttccttccatatgtggagaaaaaggaaaagttggAAGGACTGCAAATTAGAAGAGACGACTATCGGGAATGGTGTCATGGAAGATAGCAAATGTAGAAAACAGTAAAAGGTGGAAGCCTGAGGGTGGGGTGTCCATGTGGCATGCAGATATCTGCATAGGTGGTGAGAACCCCGTGAAGAGCACTCATTTGTAAAAATACCGATTTCAAATGTATGCATcctgcaaatggacggaaatagaaaacactatcctgagtgaggtaagccagacccaaaaagaggaacatgggatgtactcactcatatttggtttctagccataaataaaggacattgagcctataattcgtgatcctagagaagctaaataagaagtttaacccaaataaaaacatataggcatcctcctgaatattaaccttcatcaggagaaggaaggagacagagacagagacccactttggagcaccggactgaaatcccaaggtccatatcaggagcagaaggagagagagcacgagcaaggaactcaggaccacgacgggtgcacccacacactgagacaatggggatgatctatcgggaactcccaaagccagctggcccgggtctggaaaagcatgggataaaaccggacttgctgaacatagcggataatgaggactactgagaactcaagaacaatggcactggggtttttgatcctactgcacgtactggctttgtgggagcctaggcagtttggatgctcaccttcctagacctggatggaggtgtgtggtccttggacttcccacagggcagggaaccctgattgctcttcgggctgacgagggagggggtcttgattgggggaggcggagggaaatgggaggcggtggcagtgaaaaggcagaaatctttaataaataaataaataaataacaaatgtatGCGtcagtttaaaaatattcaaaataatagaATAGTTAAAACAGACATAGGAAACAGGAGTATGAGGAAATATGGCAATCATTGTCTTGAGacgggttttctttttaatagtaaGCTTGTGAAGAATATGAATAAAGGACATTATTACAGATAAATTATGAGACAACTCACATGGattaaaaaaaggtttttgtGGCTCCCTAAAAACAGTACGGGGCAAAAAAGATAACTCTTTAATTTTTAGAGTTAGATGCATTGTGTGTACATGTCCGCAGCCAAGAGGATAATacaatactaatactaatactaatactaatactaatactaatactaatactaatactaagaagaagaagaagaagaagaagaagaagaagaagaagaagaagaagaagaagaagaagaagaagaagaagaagaagaaaaagaaaaagaagaagaataaaatcacTATGAAATTATTCCTGGAAACACCCATTTAAAACATTgaaactgaaaatgtttatgcAGATAATCATTCATAAAACGTTTTTGACCAAAGGCAATGGCAGGTATCTTTCAGTTAGTGTTGAATACAGCTCGAAAAGGAGTCTGGATGTCTTTGGGAAATGTCACAGTCCCACTGCAAGCTCAGACCCAGCACCTTAAGATCTAGCTCTGCCATGGGAATCGTGTTAACAGTTTAGGGCATCTGAACACAAAAACATGAGTTGTGCTCAGGAAGTCTGAGTGAGCAGGTTGGGCTGGTTTTCCTGTAAAGGCCCATTTGCAATGGAGTTGGCTCTGTGATGTCATGAATAAATGAAGGAATGCACACAAAAAAATGGATCCCaccattatttctttcttcctaaaataAGTAAGGTAACATTTGACAGAGAACCAAAGAAGCCAATTGTAAAATCAAATGCCATTTGCTTCAAAAACATAACTGCCACTGCCGGGGAGGATGAATCTGCCCTGCTGTCAGGGCCTGGAGGATCCACGCTTAACTGTTGCTACTCACAGAACTGTTGGGGCTTCACTTTATGGTTAGTAGAGTCACAGTCCTATTTCtaacaaataaagagaaaggaactaCTACTAATATCCTATTAGGCTTCCTGTGCTTCCTCAGCTTGAGCTTCAGATGGTTTTTTCATAGTGTTCAAGGACCAGGCACTGAAGGTGCATTTTAGCAAGGGACACATCCTGCTCTACTGTGGGAAAATGGAGAACTAGGAATTAGAATGGAGAATCTCTGCCCTTGGAAAGTCATCCTGAGGTACACAGCATTACAGACACACGACTTACAGTTCCATGATAACTCTTTCCTATGCCTTAGAGATTTCTTTctgcacttcatttttttttctttaccaccAGAAAAGCTTTGCGATGTTCActagggaacaaaaaaaaaaaaaaaaaacgacaaaaacaacaacaacaacaaaaaacaaaaaaaaaaaacaacccaaaaaccaaaactgtACTTGAACCTGAAGCCCTGGCTTGGTTTGACACTTCacctcatttaaatttaaaagaacaaactttgaatatccaaaggatgcttattATGAATTCAGATTAAGTACAGTGGCTACTTCACGCACATCTAATCAACCACTCCGCAAAAAGTTCCAGTGACACATTTTAAGGCTACCAGTATCGTTGTGGGACGAGAATAGCTAAAGCACTTACCTTGGAAATTGGTTGGAGGATCAGGTAAAGGTCACATGGAGCAGACATGGAAAACAAGGCACAGGCCCACATTAGAGAAGACTAAGATTTCCCAGAGTAAGGAACCATTTGCCATGTCCATGGAATGAGATCTTTACAGAGGAAGACACAATGTACAATCCTATGCCCCTTCGATCTAAGGGAACCTCAAGCAAGGACAGaaatttctctgttctcttcaagAACACTGcagtggtggacacagaggagaaagaactGTGCCACTCTCTGTCTAGAAATTGCAAAACACCTGTCCACTCTCGGCCCTATCCCCAGGGCCCAGGGCAGCTTAGAAACAGATGACCTGCACACTAGCTAAAAACAGGTACggaggaggagagagctgggCTTGTGGCTGCAAAGGACACTGATGGTGACTTCAAGCAGTAAAAGCATAAGGGAAGACATACACAGGGAACTTTTAGGGCTTAGGGCACAAGCAAAGCATAGACAGGGAATGGGAGTCACTTCAGGGGAAGCTGGTgcactgggagaaaggaagacagcaaGCAGCGAGTGAGGATttcagtgttgtgtgtgtgtgtgtgtacatgtcaccGCATGAACATGGAGCATCAGGAGGCAACTCACAGGAGgcgattctctcctttcaccatgtgtggACCCCTGGGATTAACCTCAGAGTTGTCATGTTTGAGAGCAAAAACCTTTACCCACGTGCAGGCTCTTGCTTTGCTTTATTggcacagggtctctcattggactCACTGACTAGGCTAGGCTGCCTGACCAGAAACTCAGAAGGATCTCCTTGTCTCTGGCTCCCCAGAACTGGTATTACAACCATATGCCATGACACCTGTCATGTTACATAGTTTCTGGAGTTGTtaatcaggtcctcatgcttgcaagccAATGCTTTGCTAACTGGACCATCATTATAGCACCgaaatcttcattcttttttaattcggttaatgtttaaaagagaaaaacaactgtctttttttcattttacctaccaatccgagttcccactccctcccctccttccttccactcctccgACCTCCCAAACTGCCCCCCAACaactcctcagagtgggtaagacacattactttggggaaggtccaaggtcctccctactatatctaggctgagcaagttatccttccaaagagaataggttccccaaatgCCAGTTCAAGGAGGAGAGACAAATCCTGTTGCCATAGCCAGTTGCTCTGCaatctgtcccagccatacaactgtcacccacattcagggggaaTAGTTTgtacctatgctgtttccttctttgtcttgttgtcgtttgtgagctcccattggcACAAGTAAACGGTTTCAGTcgatgtccccatcatggtcttgacgtctttgctcatattctcactccttccactcttcaactggactttgggagccagtgctctgctgtgggtctctgcctctgtttccatcagttgctggatgaaggttctgtagtgatatttaagatattcgtcagtctgactacagggcaaggaccATCCAAATCTTCATTCTTAATTTGTGTCTCAAATAGATCTATAATTTTGAGAGTCAAATAAAACTGCATtggataaagatgcttgctgtgTGCTATAGAAAATCCTACAGTCTGTAGCCTTTAAGGTGCCTGCCCACTTGAGCTTGGCTTCTTATAGCAGTTATGCTGATGTAAGCATGTGTCCGGCCTCtattctggctgtgggattctgttgctgttcttttttccagcagaggattctgatttgtgagtctccccctaaataaatagccatctattattctcaattctgagttagtgtgggatttcttttaagcatccttcttcatctggggCCCATGTGGATTTGGACTCCACACCTACTGCATGGACAGTTTAAAGGCTTAGTTGATCCAAGGCCTGGAAAATCTTCCAACTATGCCTGCGTAGCTGGCTTTTACCTAAGAgttttggtagttttttttttcctctgccacAGCGGAGCTTACTGCATGtggtgacttggaaatttcccaagcacacacatgtcccACATCCCACTGCCACCTTCCCTGGCTTGGTTCCCTGGTGTGGTTCCTTGCCATGTGGCAAATTAGGCACCTTCCAGTTGTGCTCCCTGCCCgtgagttctgggtttcttgcttcatgtatggaattgatttaattgctttcaaTTTgttaagcaaagcatatttctcagtatttaaccagtatcAAGGCGGGAAACTAATGTTGCTCAAGACTGTTCCTGTTGCCTCTGGCTGTATCAGTGCTAGTTGCGACTCTGCAACCCCGAtatctgctggacaataaagaccATTACATCTAAAGCACTTTACCAGATTTCAAAACAGGTAATTAATAAGTCAATATGTCAGACTATATtaatattgaaacttttagtaacttttttgctaatactatggattgtattctgtgaGGTTTATATGGTCATGTTTATACTTCCATTTATTGggtattgggactcagttttttcttcatattatatcattaAGGAAAAATGTGGCACTTTTaggaatgatacagtctttacagactaatagtgaacagctagttgacagtattaataccatcaaaaattaaaagttccctgaaaaattaatactattgaaaagggtaacattaatttcACAGACAAAGTTGAATTCATATCTCAAAGTACTaggaaattatctgaaagaattcatgctGTAgcatttgacaatcaaaatttgttaaaaagttatgataggttagcaggtagagtatctctccaggatggcaatctgcatgctattCAAATAATGTCCAAAGATGAAAtgctatctttaaaggaaaaacttcagaccttggaatcacatgtgcagaatgaggaccagagactAGGTGCCCCAATGAAattactagaaatatatacatgccaggagattcaggctttacaaaagacaataataacaagatttgaaatgattgaggaaattattggagctgatgaataGAGAAGAAGGCACCTGAGAGGACTCAACatcaccagtagctgtcagagatgacttacccaggttCTTAGCTTCCTActctgtaatctactctgacaaagcatcaagttctaaagacccaaaaggatccaaagaaggtagaaggatacctataggaatgaatgatctcaaagaagtTAAGCAAGCTGTCataacttatggcttgcattctgcatttgttagggagatgatgaagacatgggcttctagcatCAAAGAAACACCACGTAACTTGATTCAGGTAGTTTCTACAGTCCTGGATTATGAACCACAGTTGATGTTTAGACGTTATTTCAAGGAAAaggctaaaattttagaacaacagggaaacaCAAAAGGACTTgaaacttcccaagatcaaattcttggtgagggcacttatgctgacccacaggctcaagcTCTTTACGATGAAAAAACCTTTTCCccatgccacaaagcagccttaaatgcttgggacaggattcaaggcctagaaaaattaattgaatcatataccTGAGTTAAACATGGccaaagagaaccctttagtgaatttaaaaaaaaataactaaggctatacaaataggagtaacagacccagatgctagatgagtacttaatgaatttctggcttttgaaaatgccagcttagaatgcaaaaagaaaaaaacacttgggcctttaaaggttaaaTCAGTACCCATAGATGAATGGATTCTGCATAAAATGAACATTGAgatatttgactataatactgaattttgggtaggagaagcaatttccaaagaatgaggagacatcaaaatgccaagtgttttaattgtggtagaataggacatctgagaagtgATTTTAGGCACAGAATTCCTATGagtaatatctcctctgggaatagCAAGAAataggactcagccttcaggtatatgtagaggtgtgacaaaggctgacattggaccaatgaatgtagatcaacaaaagacagacaaggcaacccaatatcaTTGGGAAATCCTTGAGGGACCTTTTGCAGGCCCCCAGGtcaaaagtggcccagtcattcccagtcactgtggaggacatgtgtcaccaggaaaattttaaatatccagagccttctgtaaaagaccaTACTATTCTAGATGATGGCgtaaacatggaggataaatcaaaaattctgataggaaataggaaacatattctggcagacttctataaatgatcaaaggccgaagctaagagtgcatataaatggcattgtaattgttgttaagatagacacaggtgtggatgtgaatatcattactccagaatcttggcatccaaattggcctcttcaagaggcagatgcacaattactaggaattggaaccatatctcaagttaaacaaagcactAGATGGGTTGACTGCATTGTTCCAGAAGGTAGGAGAGGAAAGCTGAGaacatatgtggctaatattgcagtaaatgTAGGGGGTTGTGAcatgctgcagcaatggaatacccagattaacattcctgcagtccccagAACTTATAATTCTagaaaggatattataaggtactatgcACAAAGGTCACCAAcaattcaggctgtacaagaatatAGAGCAACTAGCCAACCTTTAGAGGTGGCCACAGCCCTACTTTGAAAATGGTTAagtgagaaaccaatatggattaAACAGTGGCTATTAACAGAAGataaactgcaggctttagaacagctggtagaagagaaactggatgaccaccatattgaagaataaatcagcccttggaattctcctgtatttgttgttgaaGAGAAACTGCttaatggagaatggtaacagatctaagagctggcAACAAGGTAATTCCACCTACTGACcttctacaatctggaatttctctgccttcttttttttgcacaagaatatttaaaactttatttgtaattgccaaAGCCCCGAAACAGGCAAAATATCTGTTGTAAGGAGAGCCCCTTTGTTCTTCCCTGCAacccgaaagaaaaaaaaaagtaaaacctctGCTTTCTCTATTACCAAtaggatggcctcttatattgatttgaaaaattgtttcttcactattcctttacaagaaaaggatagagaaaaatttgccttcacacaACAGgccacaaggaaaaagactgtcaattcttgccaagacagggtaaggaGGTTTCAAaaatttcttgcctctgaaaatagtctgtcagttactctaggccttagccaaagttggttgcttcaatgttgcaaatgagactttgggtaatgcccaggtagccagttgtctctgtcatttcttgcatattttagaagttgcttgattgcacttcctgcttactcaagtaatattatttcccttctcagatcttcaatggggttgaagactagataaatgtagttactttcctcttatgacttagccaagttatttattgtacaagacttaaactcattaggataggataattattgaatatatttgttcttattgtatataattatgtattaGGCTTAAAACTCTCATACTTAAGAAGGTGGGAGATGCtttaggaaatcctacagccaatagcctttaagttacctgcccactcgGGCGTGGATTCTTATAGTAATTATGCCAGTGTAAAGCATGCatccggcctcttttccagctgcgggATTTGGTAGCTGTTCTCAAAtccagcagaggatattgatttgtaagtctacccctaaataaatagccatctattattctcaattctgagctagtgcgggatttcttttaagcatccttcttcagctCTCTAACCTGataacttgagttcagtccctggaactacGTGGCTGAAGGTGAGAACTGATTGTGGGAAGTTCaagtctgacctccacatgcatgtggtgtggttgtctgtgtgtgtgtatacatgcataaaacTTTTTTATGAAAACTAAAAGTCAAATTTGAATGGGCATAATGGAAGGAGGAACAGCATCCACAAATTATGATATGCCTAATATGAATaaggatatgaaaataaatataagcatTTTTCTGAGGCACTAAGGGGAAAAACAAGTCAAGTACTAACAAAATGATGAGTCTGTGCTAACAATTTCTTGCTCATGCACTTTCTATACATAAATCGAATCATATTTCCTAACTTATAAGATATAATCTGGCAGGTACATCCTTAATTCCAATAACATATGGGGTATTATGAGCATTAAAAATCTATTCTCACGTTGGAAGCAATTTAGATAATAACAACACCAAAGGCAATGATGAAAGGGAAAGATCTTGGAGGAAGGCAGAACTAAGTAGGAAGCTGTAGTGCTCTGGTTGCCAGGCAGCCACCCTTAGGCCCTTGCTTGTTACCGTAGTGATATTTGGAGAGATACCTAACCACTCTTTGCAATGACATCTGCACTCTCCACATCTGCATAgcattatttgttttcatttcttctccacAACTCCACCAACACTTTCAAAATCTTATAGATTTGACAAACCTGTAAGAATACCTACAATGTCCATGGTTAGGAAATGGGGCTAATTTGCCTATCccaaaaaaagaatggaaaacagTTAAATGAATGCAAGATAGACCAAAACTAAGTCATTCAAACAAATTCTGAAGATAGGAGAtgggtaaaataataataagagtgtcttaaaaagtcataaagaatCAAATTATTAACTATCTATGTAAAATACCTATGATATGCATAAGCATGTATacgaatatacatatatagtttaaatgaaattttcccatTGGGGAACACAATGTTCCCCTCAAGAGGAACAGAAcacctgacaaaaaaaaaaacctcaacaccTTGCATGAGAAAAGTCCTTTTTTGACGTTGGTAAGTGTTGCCCAATAGAATCCTAAACATTATAGACTGTTGTTGTTGCCCTTGTTTGCCTCCCAGGGGTTAGTGTCTGAAGACACTATGTGTTCTGAACACAAGACCCAGAGTCTCTGAGCTATATTTTACCTGTGAGCCTCCTCTATGAGGACGAACTTTCAAGGTATCAGAAGAtaaccatgcaagcttccaagggGAAAGAAACAACCAGTAGTCCTATCCAGCTGTGATGTCTATGAACTACAGCAATGACCAACACAGCACAGTATCCCTAAGGATACGGTAGAGATATGCATAGTCTAGCAGTAACTGACAGTTCTATAATTCAACTTAAGGCCCACTAAACAGGAGGGAAATTATCCCTTGTACTGTAAACTctggctagtgaagtcatggatcttggaggagaacctaaaTCCGCCAGCAGTTTTACTAAACCGGCGTGACCCTATCTCACCCTTTatcaaacttctctttgcaaaagatggaaatccacaaccaatcaaaacgcAGAGTTATGAAGCCCAatcccaactgatacatctacaacacaacccctgtacttaaggctcagggatcattgcagaagatggAGCAGAACGAACCAGAGTAATGGAGCTTTGCTGTGATACTGTGTTTCCTAGGCAtgccagaagctacacccataaattcacaccaacatgactgtctaaacatgaactgaacaaggatgacaccaatatACATGTTAACATAGATGGGGGAGAGAGTAATACCGCAGCCCTAaccaaagaactacaggcaactaaggaatgctgagcaTGGGCAAAGTAGACCAGCTCTGAAAACTATGCATATGAATAACattgaaaaaattatatttatatatatttaggaatgtgtagaaatatatgaatatagcatcaattaaagaaaaagagctcaggaattttaaagagagcaaggggGTCATATAAAAGGATtttctgggaagaaagggaagggggaaatgatgaaattatattataatctaaacaaatcattttaaaagaatagaaaatcaGTCAGATGCAAAGTGCtcatttgtaatcctagcaggaggatcagaacttccatcctgggctacataacataACCAGACCAATTTGGCCTACAAAAGAAACATACAGGAgttgtctcaaaaatagaaacaaaactgttttctaaaacagaaattgatgatgaaaaaacaaaaaagtggggttttttttgggggggggataatCCTAGGTCTGTCCAAGTGGCATGAAAacctttatgtggcttttaaAGCTGGAAGCCTGGCTACAAGCTTCGGAGCTCTGACATGTATCACTGTACGATTTTGTTCACATTGGTAGCCTTTTAAAAGCTGtctaaatttattcatttgtaatgAAGAGGGATTGAAGTACAATTGAGTCTTATAAAAATTTCTGGGTACGATTCATAACAAGAAATTCATTTGACATCATACTCTACTCATGTACATGCCAAAATAtttgagacaaaattttaaagatttatttgtacttgatgtgcatgggtgttttccagcatgtatgtctgtgcaccac includes:
- the LOC142841559 gene encoding histone H2A-Bbd type 2/3-like, which codes for MPRTRQSSRQGSSGSTRHRARSSRAGLTLSVSLVEHLLREAGHTSRLSETAPIWLTAVLEFLVRRVLELAVNEAQRRGAEMFITPELLDFTVYNNAPLSELFQFTTISHVPLPEPGRRRSSRRRH